In the Bacteroidales bacterium genome, CACGCAACAGGTACAAGCTGATTGCTCAAGGGTATGAAGAATTGATCAAATCAACAACGCAAAATTAAACTATAGCCATTCTTATTTGTAACGTGCTTATTTACTGATTAAAATGGGACTTTCATACAGCTTTCTTTTTACAGGCGAACTATATTCAACAGCATGAACATACCCATTGCATGCTATGCGCATATTATCTACATTAATGGCAAAATCTTACCTTATGAAAACCATTCTTTCGATCATTTTAATTATTATGGCCATGGGCTGTACACAACAAGTGACCTTTAACTATCCTGAAACAGCGAAGGGTGATGTGGTGGATAATTATCACGGCACGGAGGTCCCAGATCCTTACAGGTGGCTGGAGGATGATATGTCTGATGAAACGGCTGCCTGGGTTAAAGCGCAGAATGAGCTTACCTTCTCCTACCTGGAATCCATTCCCTTCAGGGATGCACTAAAAGAACGTATGACCGAGATCTGGAACTTTCCAAAAATGGGAACCCCCTTTAAGGAAGGGGAGCTGTACTTCTACAGTTACAATACTGGACTTCAGAATCAGAGCATTATCTATATGAAAAAAAGCCTGGAAGAGGATGGCGAGGTCTTTCTGGATCCCAATAAATTTTCGGAAGATGGGACCGTGGCCCTGGCCGGCTTAAGTGTATCTAACGACCATAAATATGCAGCCTATGGGATTTCCAAAGGCGGTTCCGACTGGAGGGAGTTTTTTGTGAAGGAGATTGCCGGCGGCAGTGATCTGGAAGATCACATCGAATGGATCAAAAACTCGGGAGTGTCCTGGTATAAAGACGGCTTCTTTTATACCCGCTATGATACTCCGGCCGAGGGTGATGAATTAAAAGGGGAAAATAAGAATGCCAAAGCTTATTACCATAAGCTGGGGACTCCACAGTCGGAAGATGCACTGGTGCATCAGGATCCGGCACACCCTGAACGTAGCTTCCATATGGGTGTCACTGAAGATGAGGCTTATATATTATTGAGCGCTTATGAATCAACCAGCGGTAATTCCCTGGCATTCAAGAAGGCCGGACTGGACGACACCCCCTTCACCTGGCTGGATGAGGACTTTGATGATGACTATTCGCCCATTGGTAATCACGGAAACATCCTCTATGTGCTGACCAATAATGAAGCACCTCTTTACCGGCTGGTTGCCATAGACCTGAACCATCCGGCACGGGAAAACTGGGTGGATGTAATCCCGGAACAAGGAGACGTCCTGGAATCGGCCACCCTGGCCGGAGGTAAAATTATTGCCTCTTATATTCAGGATGCCTTTAACACTGCTTATGTTTACAACCTGGACGGAAGCATCTTGCATGAAGTTCCTCTGCCCGGAATCGGATCCGTGGGAGGATTCAACGGAAAAATGGAGGATAACACAGCTTTCTACAGTTTCACTTCTTTCAATTATCCTGCTACCATCTTCAAATACAATATTGAAGAAAACATTTCAGAAGTGTTCTATATCCCGGAAGTGGATTTCGATGCTGCGGCCTACGAAACCAAACAGGTCTTTTATACCAGCAAGGATGGTACGGAAGTCCCCATGTTCATTGTGTATAAGAAAGGCCTGGAACTGGATGGGACCAATCCGACCCTGCTATATGGCTATGGTGGATTTAATATATCCATGACTCCATCCTTTAGCAGTACCCGTGCCGTTTGGCTGGAGCAGGGCGGTGTCTTTGCTCTTGCCAACATCAGAGGTGGTGGCGAGTATGGGGAAGCATGGCACAAAGCAGGCACTGTCCTTCAGAAACAGAATGTATTCGATGATTTTATAGCCGCTGCTGAATATCTGATCGAAGAGAACTACACCTCCAGCAAGCGGCTGGCTATCTATGGAGGATCCAACGGCGGCCTGCTGATAGGAGCTGTGATCAATCAGCGGCCTGAGCTTTTTGCAGCAGCCGTCCCCATGGTGGGTGTTATGGATATGCTTCGCTTTCATAAGTTTACCATAGGCCGGTACTGGACGGTAGATTACGGATCCTCCGATGATCCCGAAGAGTTCAAATACCTGCTGGCTTACTCCCCTGTTCACAATATTTCAGCTGAAAAAGATTATCCCGCTGTTCTGATCACTACAGGTGATCATGACGACAGGGTGGTACCGGCTCACTCCTTTAAATATGCAGCAACGCTTCAGGACAAGTATGCCGGCAAGAACCCCGTGATGATCCGGATCAATACCGATGCCGGTCACGGTGCAGGGAAACCTACCGATATGGCCATTCAGGAGTATGCCGATGTATGGTCCTTTATCTATAAAAACATGGACTTTACCCCAGAGTTTTAATCATTGAAATATAAGTACTTAGTTATTGAGGGAAATATTGGGGCCGGGAAAACAAGCCTGGCCTCTTTGCTGGCGGAAGAGACTGGAAGCCGTCTGGTTCTGGAATCGTTCAGTGAAAATCCCTTTCTGCCAAAATTTTATGAAGATCCCGACAGGTATGCTTTCCAGCTTGAACTTTCCTTTTTATCGGAACGATACCAGCAGATCAAAACCGAACTTGGACATCCGGACCTGTTCGGGCAAGGAGTTATTAGCGACTATTTTCTGGCAAAATCCTTTATATTCAGCAAACATAACCTGAAGGAGGATGAAATGAAGTTATTTGAGAAATTATTTTCCATCATCAATCTGCAGGCACCCAAACCAGATCTTTATGTATACCTGCACCTCCCGGTCGAAAAACTGCTTGAGAATATAAAACAAAGAGGCCGGGAATACGAAAAACACATCAAATACAACTATCTTAAAGAGGTTCAGGATGGGTATTTTGGATTCTTCAAATCGCAACGAGAAATGAAAATAGTGATCCTGGATACCAGCCGGCTCGATTTTATAAATAAGAGTTCAGATCTTCAATTACTAAAAAAAGTTATCCTCGAAGGTGAGTATACTCTTGGAATGAACAGGCTAATTTTGTAACTTATGCCTTCATTCGACAAAGAAATCTTTATTTTTGTCAAAAACATTATGTAATTTTGCACCTTACTTAAAAGTAACTAAACAGAGAAGAATAATCAACATTTAATCAGATTGATATGAGAAACATTAAGAACTTTGCGATTTTTATCCTCGCAGCCGCAGTATTAAGCAGTTGTGGTGGTCTAAACAAAATGGTCAAGGACTCTGCCCTTGTTGGCTACCAGGTAACTCCTGAAGTACTGGAAATGCACGGTGGTGAAGTGGATATGACTATCAACGTCAACTATCCCGCCAAGTATTTTAACAAAAAAGCTGTAGTCACCCTTACCCCCGTCCTCCGGTACGAAGGTGGTGAAACAACACTCGACCCTCTTGTGCTCCAGGGTGAAGATGCAACTGCCAACAACAAGCCAATCAGCTATGATGGTGGCGGAAGTGCCAGCTTGTCAAGCACTCTTACATACGAAGATGCCATGATGATGTCTGAGCTGTATTTCACCGTAAATGCTGCCATTAAGGAAAAATCGGCTGATCTTGGAGATGTAAAACTGGCCGATGGTATCATCGTGACTCCATTGTTGGTACAGAACAATCCAAAGGTTATCCTGTTCGATAACAATTTCAAGCAGATCGTTCCTGAGTCTTATGAAGCCGACATCAAGTATGTGATCAACAGGGCCGATATTCGCCGTTCTGAAATGAGCAAGGAAGAAATTGCCCTTTTGAACGAAACTCTGAAAAATGTCGACGAAAACGAGAGGCTCGAGCTTAAGGGGATTGAAATTTCGGCCTATGCTTCTCCCGATGGAGAGCTGGACCTGAATACCAAACTGGCCGACAAGCGCCAGACGAGCGCTTCAAAGTATCTCTCCGGACAGTTGAAAAAGGCCGAGGTCGAAGTTGCTGATGAACTGATGAGTTTGCTGGCTACTCCGGAAGACTGGGAAGGCTTTAAAAAACTCATGGAAGCTTCTGACATTCAAGATAAAGAGATGATCCTCAGGGTACTCAGCATGCACTCTGACCCGGTTGTACGTGAGCAAGAAATCAAGAACCTGACCGCCGCTTTTGAAGTCATTGCTGAAGAGATACTGCCACAATTAAGAAGATCCAAGTTCACTGTAAACATGGATAAAATTGGTTGGAGCGACGAAGAACTGGTCGACCTCTTTGCAAACAATCCTGATACTCTTGTGCTGGAAGAGTTGCTCTACACCGCTACCCTTGTAAAAGACAATGAGACCAAACTGGCTGTTTATACCAAAGCTGCGAAGGTAGCTCCCCAGTGCCTCCGCGCTCATAACAATCAAGGTGTTGTTCTTTACAACATGGGCAAACTGGAAGAAGCTGCCTCATCCTTCAAAGCTGCAAAGGCCATCAAGGACCACGATATCATCAATAACAACCTTGGAGCCCTTGCTCTCAAGAATGGTGATGTAGAAGCCGCCAAAGAAGCTTTCACCGCTTCCATGGGAGCCGGATCCGCAGTCAACTACAACCTGGGAATTGTAAGTATCAAGGAAGGCGAATATGAGACTGCTCTGAATTACTTCGGAAGCGAAGCTTCCTACAATTCTGCCCTGGCCATGTACCTGAAAGGTGATAGTGAAGGTGCCTGGAGAACAAATGCCAATCTGGAAAAAGTGGGTGGAATGGGTTACTACCTGCAGGCAGTGATTGCTGCAAGCCAGGACATACCAGAAGCTGCACTTGAGAACCTGAAACTTGCCGTGGAGAACTGTGGATCTGCTCAGTTCATCAAAGACAGGGCAAAGAAGGACCTCGAATTCGCCAAGCTTTTCGAAACTGCCGAATTCAAAGCAATTGTCGAGTAGATTTTAGGAATCTTGCATAATAGATTAAGAGGCTGTCTCATCCGGGGCAGCCTCTTATTTTTTGCTCAGGCTCCTGAACAGCTCCCAGATAACAATTCCTGCAGCAACCGAAATATTCAGGGAGTGCTTGGTACCATACTGAGGTATCTCTATACAGTAATCGCTCATATTCAGCACGTCCTGTTCCACTCCCCTGACTTCATGGCCGAAAACAATAGCATATTTCTGCTGGTCAGCAAGACGAACCTGATCCAGCATAAGCGCTCCCTCGGCCTGCTCCACAGAGTATATCTGATATCCCTTCGCCTTTAATTCTGTGAGAGCATCGACGGTCTCCTTTCTATACTCCCAGTGTACAGATTCTGTAGCCCCGAGTGCTGTTTTATGTATCTCCCGGTGTGGCGGAGTGGAGCTGATTCCACATAAGTATATCCCTTCCAGACGAAAAGCATCAGCAGTGCGAAATACAGAGCCAATGTTATTCAGGCTCCTTACATTATCGAGCACTACCGTAAGAGGGATCTTTTCCACACTCTTATACTCCTCCACAGACAGTCTTTCCAGCTCCTCATTCAAGCGCTTTCTCATTTTCATCTAATTATAAAACGAAATTAACCAATATGCATGAACACTAAGCACAACTTTTATCTTTTTCCTGTCAGTCAAATTGCTAAATTTGTTTAAATCAAGCAGACAAGCATTATGAATATTCATGAATACCAGGGAAAACAGATTCTTAAACAATTTGGAGTCTCCGTGCCCTCCGGGGATGTAGCCACCACTCCTGATGAAGCCGTGGAGGCCGCCCGAAAAATTCAGGCAGAAACAGGTGCAGCTACATGGGCTGTAAAGGCTCAGATTCATGCAGGAGGACGCGGAAAGGGTGGTGGTGTGAAAATTGCCAGAACGCTGGAGGAAGTGAGGTCGCATGCCCGGGATATTCTGGGAATGACCCTGGTTACCCATCAGACCGGAGCGGAAGGAAAGCTGGTTGGGAAAGTGCTTGTTGAACAGGGTATTTTCTACCCGGGGGAGAGTGAACCCCTGGAATTTTACATGAGCGTTTTGCTGAACCGGGAAAGCGGGAAAAACATTATCATGTACTCTACGGAAGGCGGTATGGATATTGAGAAAGTTGCTGAAGAAACCCCACACCTGATTTTCAGGGAGGAGGTGGATCCGGGGGTTGGAATCCAGGCCTTTCAAACAAGACATATCGCTTTTAACCTGGGGCTGTCGGGTCAGGCTTTTAAGGAGATGTGCAAATTTGCAGGGGCCCTCTATAAGGCCTTTGAAAAATCCGATGCCTCTCTCTTTGAAATAAATCCGGTTTTCAAAACATCTGATAACCATATTATGGCCGCCGATGCCAAGGTGAATATCGATGATAACGCTCTCTTCAGACATGCTGATTACGCAGCCATGAGAGATCTCCATGAAGAGGACCCCGCAGAGGTCGAAGCAGGTGAATTTAATCTGAACTTTATAAAGCTGGATGGAAATGTGGGCTGTATGGTGAATGGTGCAGGGCTCGCTATGGCAACCATGGACATCATAAAACTTTCAGGTGGCGAACCTGCAAATTTTCTGGATGTAGGAGGAACGGCCAATGCAGAGACAGTTGAAGCCGGATTCAGAATCATCCTGAAAGATCCCCGTGTGAAAGCAATACTTATCAATATTTTCGGCGGAATTGTTCGTTGCGATCGCGTAGCGGAGGGTGTTGTTGAAGCCTACAGAACCATTGGACAGATAGATATTCCGGTTATAGTCAGATTACAGGGGACCAATGCAGAAGAGGCCAAGGTGCTTATTGACAACTCCGGACTTGAAGTTCATTCCGCCATCACACTGGAAGAGGCTGCTGAAAAGGTGAAAGAGCTGGTCGTCTAGCTTCAGATCAGTGAGCGGCTGCGCAGTATTTCCTCCATTTCTGTCTGAAGCCTGGAGGCTTCGAGCCTGGCCGCATCCTGGAATTTATTGGTCACGTCTGCGTAAATAATCGACCTGCTTGCATTAACAATCAGGCCACAGCGGTCGTTCATCCCGTATTCAGCAACATCCCTGAGACTTCCTCCCTGGCTTCCCACCCCGGGAACCAGAAGGAAATGTTCCGGAACCAGTTTCCGGATCCGGGCCAGGGCTTCTGCTTTGGTAGCCCCGACTACGTACATTATATTGTTAACGCTACCCCATGCTGATGAAGTGCTTATTACCTTCTCAAACAACTGGGTCCCTTCGTCCAGATAGAGCTGCTGAAAATCCCCGGAGCCTTCATTCGAGGTGAGTGCAAGAAGTATGACCCATTTCCCTTCATACTCCAGGAAGGGAGAGATACTATCGAAACCCATATAAGGAGAGAGGGTAATTGCATCAAAATCCAGCGTTTTGAAGAAAGCATGGGCATATATATGGGATGTATTCCCGATATCGCCCCGCTTTGCATCAGCAATAATATACAGATCGGGATATTGTTCCCTGAGGTAAGTTACAGTCATTTCCAGGCTCATATAGCCTGCAGCTCCCAACATCTCATAGAATGCCAGGTTTGGTTTATATGCAACCGCATACTCCTGGGTGGCATCTATGATATGCTTATTAAACTCAAATACAGGATACTCCTTATGAAGGAGTATCTTTGGAATTTTTTTAAAATCTGTATCGAGTCCCACACAGAGAAAACTCTTTTTACGCTTAATATTCCTGAATATCTCTTCGGCGTTCATAACTAATAAATTAGTGCATACCGCTCTCTTTCAAACGTTCCGCATTCTCTGCCATCTGGAGCTTATCGATTATCTCCTGAATATCCCCGCTAATAATGGACTGAAGATTATACATCGTCAGATTGATACGATGATCAGTCACCCTGCCCTGCGGATAGTTATAGGTTCGTATTTTAGCTGAGCGATCGCCTGACGATACCATGGTTTTCCGCCTGGATGAGATGGCATCCATTCGCTTCTGGTACTCCAAGTTATAAAGCCTTGACCTTAGCTCCTTCATAGCCTTATCCAGGTTTTTCAACTGCGACTTTTCATCCTGACAGGTCACTACGATCCCGGTGGGAATATGAGTCAGACGTATGGCTGAATAGGTTGTATTAACCGACTGGCCACCGGGACCCGACGAACAATAGGTATCCTTTCTGATATCTGCCTGGTTGACTTCCACCTCAAAATCTTCCGCTTCGGGCAGTACGGCAACCGTAGCTGCTGAAGTATGAACCCGGCCCTGGGTTTCGGTTTGAGGAACACGTTGAACCCGGTGTACGCCGGACTCATATTTCATTATTCCATAAACTCCTTCCCCGGTAACATTCATGATAATTTCTTTGTATCCGCCAACAGTCCCTTCCGTAAAACTGGTAGTCGAAGCTTTCCACCCTTTCGATTCAAAGTACTTGGAATACATTCTGTAAAGATCACCTGCAAAAATGCTGGCCTCATCACCACCTGTTCCTGCCCGGATCTCTACAATGGCACTCTTTTCATCCTCCGGGTCCTTGGGTAACAGTAGAAGTTTAATATCCTCCTCCAGCCTGCCCAGTTTATGCTGATAGAGATCCAGCTCCTCCCTGGCCATCTCCCTTAACTCTTCATCCTTCTCTTCCGACAGCATTTCCCTGGCACTTTCGATATTGCTCAGCAAATCCCTGTAGTCATTCATCGCATCTACAACAGGTTCCAGATGTTTATACTCCCGGTTCAATTTCACATAGCGCTTCATATCAGCTATAATGGCCGGGTCGGTAATTAACTGTCCCACCTCCTCAAATCTTAGCTTCACTCCTTCTAAACGGGATAATATCATATTTTCGCCCATGCCTCTGTATCTCCTTAATAAATATATTCTGCCTGTTCTCCGACGATGGTAAGTCTCTTTTGCGGGGATTCCAAGCAATGCCCCACTATTCTGGCTTCAATATTATATTTCGCAGCCAGCTCTATGATTCCCCGGGCGCTTTTCTCGTCGGTATATATTTCAAAACGGTGCCCCATATTGAATACCTGGTACATCTCTTTCCACGTTGTGCCCGACTCCTCCTGTATCATTTTGAACAGTGGGGGTAACGGAAACAGTTTGTCTTTGATAATATGGATGTTCTGCACAAAATGCAGGACCTTTGTCTGGGCCCCGCCGGAACAGTGGATCATAGCACATACCTGGTCTTTGTATTGCTCCAGCACCTCTCTGATTACAGGAGCATAGGTCCGGGTCGGGGAGAGCATCAGCTTTCCGGCATCGAGACCGAGACCCCTGATCGAATCGGTAAGTGTTTTACTACCCGAATATACAAGCTCGGACGGAACGTCCGGATCAAAGCTTTCCGGATATAGGCGGGCCAGGTATTCTCCGAACACATCATGACGTGCCGAGCTTAATCCGTTGCTCCCCATTCCCCCATTATAGCACTTTTCATAAGTGGCCTGGCCGGTAGAAGAGAGCCCTACAATGACATTCCCGGGGAGAATATGGTTCTCTATGATACTGGAACGCCTGGACCGTGCGACAACCGTTGAATCCACAATAATGGTTCGTACCAGGTCGCCTACATCAGCAGTCTCTCCTCCCGTGCTGTAGATCGGGATACCCAGGGAACGCAATTCATCCAGGATCTCTTCGGTCCCGTTGATAAGAGCGGAGATAACCTCCCCGGGAATCTTTCTTTTGTTCCTTCCAATAGTAGATGAAAGGAGTATATCCCCGGTGATCCCCACACAAAGCAGATCATCCAGGTTCATCACAATGGCATCCTGGGCAATGCCTTTCCATACGGAGAGGTCCCCTGTCTCCTTCCAGTATACATATGCCAGAGAGGACTTTGTTCCCGCCCCATCGGCATGCATCACCAGGCAATGATCCGGGTCGCCGGTCAGTATATCCGGAATCACCTTGCAAAAGGCGCCTGGAAAGAGGCCTTTGTCCACATGCCTGATAGCCCGGTGCACATCCTCCTTGCCGGAGGAGACTCCACGCTGAAGGTAACGGGAAGAGTGACTCATCTCGATTAATTTTGCGGTATATAGTCTGTTGAGAGCACCCTGAATTCGGTGCGCCTGTTAACCTGGTGTGCCTTTTCCTGAAGTTCCACGCCCTCCATCTGGTTAATGAAAGCCTCTGTCAGAATATCACCTATCTCCAGAAAAC is a window encoding:
- a CDS encoding prolyl oligopeptidase family serine peptidase, with protein sequence MKTILSIILIIMAMGCTQQVTFNYPETAKGDVVDNYHGTEVPDPYRWLEDDMSDETAAWVKAQNELTFSYLESIPFRDALKERMTEIWNFPKMGTPFKEGELYFYSYNTGLQNQSIIYMKKSLEEDGEVFLDPNKFSEDGTVALAGLSVSNDHKYAAYGISKGGSDWREFFVKEIAGGSDLEDHIEWIKNSGVSWYKDGFFYTRYDTPAEGDELKGENKNAKAYYHKLGTPQSEDALVHQDPAHPERSFHMGVTEDEAYILLSAYESTSGNSLAFKKAGLDDTPFTWLDEDFDDDYSPIGNHGNILYVLTNNEAPLYRLVAIDLNHPARENWVDVIPEQGDVLESATLAGGKIIASYIQDAFNTAYVYNLDGSILHEVPLPGIGSVGGFNGKMEDNTAFYSFTSFNYPATIFKYNIEENISEVFYIPEVDFDAAAYETKQVFYTSKDGTEVPMFIVYKKGLELDGTNPTLLYGYGGFNISMTPSFSSTRAVWLEQGGVFALANIRGGGEYGEAWHKAGTVLQKQNVFDDFIAAAEYLIEENYTSSKRLAIYGGSNGGLLIGAVINQRPELFAAAVPMVGVMDMLRFHKFTIGRYWTVDYGSSDDPEEFKYLLAYSPVHNISAEKDYPAVLITTGDHDDRVVPAHSFKYAATLQDKYAGKNPVMIRINTDAGHGAGKPTDMAIQEYADVWSFIYKNMDFTPEF
- a CDS encoding deoxynucleoside kinase, whose product is MKYKYLVIEGNIGAGKTSLASLLAEETGSRLVLESFSENPFLPKFYEDPDRYAFQLELSFLSERYQQIKTELGHPDLFGQGVISDYFLAKSFIFSKHNLKEDEMKLFEKLFSIINLQAPKPDLYVYLHLPVEKLLENIKQRGREYEKHIKYNYLKEVQDGYFGFFKSQREMKIVILDTSRLDFINKSSDLQLLKKVILEGEYTLGMNRLIL
- a CDS encoding RNA methyltransferase, which gives rise to MRKRLNEELERLSVEEYKSVEKIPLTVVLDNVRSLNNIGSVFRTADAFRLEGIYLCGISSTPPHREIHKTALGATESVHWEYRKETVDALTELKAKGYQIYSVEQAEGALMLDQVRLADQQKYAIVFGHEVRGVEQDVLNMSDYCIEIPQYGTKHSLNISVAAGIVIWELFRSLSKK
- the sucC gene encoding ADP-forming succinate--CoA ligase subunit beta — encoded protein: MNIHEYQGKQILKQFGVSVPSGDVATTPDEAVEAARKIQAETGAATWAVKAQIHAGGRGKGGGVKIARTLEEVRSHARDILGMTLVTHQTGAEGKLVGKVLVEQGIFYPGESEPLEFYMSVLLNRESGKNIIMYSTEGGMDIEKVAEETPHLIFREEVDPGVGIQAFQTRHIAFNLGLSGQAFKEMCKFAGALYKAFEKSDASLFEINPVFKTSDNHIMAADAKVNIDDNALFRHADYAAMRDLHEEDPAEVEAGEFNLNFIKLDGNVGCMVNGAGLAMATMDIIKLSGGEPANFLDVGGTANAETVEAGFRIILKDPRVKAILINIFGGIVRCDRVAEGVVEAYRTIGQIDIPVIVRLQGTNAEEAKVLIDNSGLEVHSAITLEEAAEKVKELVV
- the pyrF gene encoding orotidine-5'-phosphate decarboxylase, which translates into the protein MNAEEIFRNIKRKKSFLCVGLDTDFKKIPKILLHKEYPVFEFNKHIIDATQEYAVAYKPNLAFYEMLGAAGYMSLEMTVTYLREQYPDLYIIADAKRGDIGNTSHIYAHAFFKTLDFDAITLSPYMGFDSISPFLEYEGKWVILLALTSNEGSGDFQQLYLDEGTQLFEKVISTSSAWGSVNNIMYVVGATKAEALARIRKLVPEHFLLVPGVGSQGGSLRDVAEYGMNDRCGLIVNASRSIIYADVTNKFQDAARLEASRLQTEMEEILRSRSLI
- the prfA gene encoding peptide chain release factor 1, coding for MGENMILSRLEGVKLRFEEVGQLITDPAIIADMKRYVKLNREYKHLEPVVDAMNDYRDLLSNIESAREMLSEEKDEELREMAREELDLYQHKLGRLEEDIKLLLLPKDPEDEKSAIVEIRAGTGGDEASIFAGDLYRMYSKYFESKGWKASTTSFTEGTVGGYKEIIMNVTGEGVYGIMKYESGVHRVQRVPQTETQGRVHTSAATVAVLPEAEDFEVEVNQADIRKDTYCSSGPGGQSVNTTYSAIRLTHIPTGIVVTCQDEKSQLKNLDKAMKELRSRLYNLEYQKRMDAISSRRKTMVSSGDRSAKIRTYNYPQGRVTDHRINLTMYNLQSIISGDIQEIIDKLQMAENAERLKESGMH
- a CDS encoding phosphoribosylformylglycinamidine cyclo-ligase codes for the protein MSHSSRYLQRGVSSGKEDVHRAIRHVDKGLFPGAFCKVIPDILTGDPDHCLVMHADGAGTKSSLAYVYWKETGDLSVWKGIAQDAIVMNLDDLLCVGITGDILLSSTIGRNKRKIPGEVISALINGTEEILDELRSLGIPIYSTGGETADVGDLVRTIIVDSTVVARSRRSSIIENHILPGNVIVGLSSTGQATYEKCYNGGMGSNGLSSARHDVFGEYLARLYPESFDPDVPSELVYSGSKTLTDSIRGLGLDAGKLMLSPTRTYAPVIREVLEQYKDQVCAMIHCSGGAQTKVLHFVQNIHIIKDKLFPLPPLFKMIQEESGTTWKEMYQVFNMGHRFEIYTDEKSARGIIELAAKYNIEARIVGHCLESPQKRLTIVGEQAEYIY